The Drosophila sulfurigaster albostrigata strain 15112-1811.04 chromosome 3, ASM2355843v2, whole genome shotgun sequence genomic sequence ACACAGTTCACAGTTCACACAGTTTATTCGGAAGCCCAATCGGActaaaaatcaaaaccaaTCAAAATGAAGTGCGCAATTGCTATCGTTTTCGCTGCCATGCTCTCTGTGATCCTTGCTGCCCCATTGGACGACAGTGCCAATGCGCAAATCCTTCGTCAGGAATCCGATGTCCAGCCCAATGGCTACAAGTTCTCGTAAGCAGCTCACATTATCCATACTCCATGCTTACACACTTTATAATCATTCGATTACACGCTTTCCTAGGTGGGAGACAACCGATGGCCAGAAGCACGATGAGGAGGGAACTCTGACCAACCCTGGTGCTGAGAACGAATCGATCGCTGTCCGTGGCTCATACTCCTTCACCGCTGATGACGGTCAGGTCTACACTGTCAACTACATTGCCGATGAGAATGGCTTCCAGCCACAGGGTGCTCATTTGCCCAATGCATCgaactaattaattaattcctTAACGCAATTCACAAACCAAGAGCTGTTCTAGAAGTTGATTAGTAAATAAACGACAAGCAAGCATAATTTAACACCGTTTATTTTGGGATCTCAACAGGTCTTTATCAAACGCTACACACCAATGGAAGTCATGCATATTTATCAACAGTCTGCTTCGGCATTTTACTAcgaacatttttattgtgtgtCTGTCTTTGAACGAACACATAATGCATTCAGTTGTAACTCTACCCGCTACTCCTATTGTCTAATAGTATAACAGAAAGAAGAAGGCCATCTCCGACCcaataaactatattttattgatcaacatcagcagcaggcacAATATTCTAGCTAACTTTGTCTTTgaagtatttggtattttggttAGAATGCTTTATATGATAGACACACATATTTACAATAGTAATACAAATACGATCGCACAATTTAGTTTGAGTAGTAGTTGTGAGTCAGTAGCGGGtacaaaaattatgaattttttcAAAACTCTATGCCCAATTGAAAAGCTGTATCATAGCATTGGATGCTTCTGTTAACTAAATTCGATTTATATCACTTACAGAATCATGTTGATGACATTATTAGATATTCTGAAGATGCTCACAGCACAAAACaagtaatttgaatattgaattcTCTTAAAATAGATAGCATTTTGTCTTGTTTTAGCTGTGAGTGTtgcaaacataacatatataatataaaaatttgataatttaccaatttattttgaaaatctgACTAACTGATCTATTATATAAGAAAGACATTGTCAATAGGTTGTTTGGTAATGTCATAACGGtttctttattgatttttgacgACGATTTTAACATAGTTAGCATTTTCCGATTTAAGTGATATATGTATCGTTGTCTTCGATGATTTTCTGCCATTTTGATGGTAACTTGTATATGTCTCTCCTAAAGAAGTCCTTGACCCTACGGCGATTCGATATTCAAAATCCTCCCTTGAACTCAATTTTTGTCCATCGAAAAAATTTTACATGGCCAAAAACAGATGGTAACCGCTTGGGGCAATATCCGGACTATAAGGTGGATGCGTTAACACTTCCCAACCAAGCTCCCGTAGCTTGTGACGCGTCACCAAAGATGTATGGGGCCTGGCGTTGTCATGATAGAACACAACGCCCTTACGATTCACCATGGCTGGCCGCTTCTGTTCAGGGCAACACTTCATAATGGATAATTCCTCTGATATCCCACCATATACTCAGCAACACCTTCTGAGCCATCAGTCCTGGCTTTGCCACCGTTTGAGACGACTCACCGTGCTTCGACCAGGATCTTTTACGCTTTATATTGTCATATGTGATCCATTTTTCATTAGCAGTGACTAACCGATCCAGAAATGAGTCGAGTTTATTACGGTGCAACAAAGATTCGCAGATTGATACACGGTCGAAAAGGTTTTTTTGGTATAACTCATGGGACACCCATACATCGagcttttttgttaaatttttcgaCTTTCAATGCCAATGGACGGTTTCCGTGCTTAGTTGCAGCTCCTCTGCGATGGTTCTAATAGTCACATGGCGATCTCGATCCACTATTTCCATGATTTTATCCGTATCAACGGTCACTGTTCGTCCGGAGGGCTTGGGTGTTTCG encodes the following:
- the LOC133843350 gene encoding larval cuticle protein 65Ag1, whose protein sequence is MKCAIAIVFAAMLSVILAAPLDDSANAQILRQESDVQPNGYKFSWETTDGQKHDEEGTLTNPGAENESIAVRGSYSFTADDGQVYTVNYIADENGFQPQGAHLPNASN